The Urbifossiella limnaea genome has a window encoding:
- a CDS encoding DUF1501 domain-containing protein: MITLLGSPRRCCDGLTRRETLTAGALTLLGGGFTLPDLLAAESRRPAAARPGRAKSVILLYLLGGAATQDMWDLKPAAPAEIRGEFRPIDTSVPGVRIGEHLPRTATWMHRAAVVRSVNHKAGCHNCLPSYTGLETPMPDQHPRDTDPPSVGSVCEFLRQDRGDLPDYVYMPCWLGWGQAFRRAGPYAGFLGRRYDALTTECRPFADPGVTPTPGKPATVRGTPLLPSTAFEPDLSRDRFRTRRDLLGRLDGRLREAEVGYDRVRQRAFDLLTSSRLRTAFDLTREDPRRLDRYGRTLLGHSTLIARKLVEEGVRFVNVTWDLFWDRAKVDYDAWDTHTRNFEILRTNELPHFDQTFTALMEDLSASGLLDETLVVVMSEMGRTPRVNANAGRDHWTFCYSVVFAGGGVRGGTVYGASDAHAAYVKDRPVTPADVCATIYQALGIDPDSTVPDRGGRPVSVGQNGRPIADILA, from the coding sequence ATGATCACCCTCCTCGGCTCGCCCCGCCGCTGCTGCGACGGGCTCACCCGCCGCGAGACGCTGACCGCCGGCGCCCTCACGCTCCTCGGCGGCGGGTTCACCCTCCCGGACCTCCTCGCCGCCGAGTCGCGTCGGCCCGCGGCCGCCCGCCCGGGCCGCGCCAAGAGCGTGATCCTCCTCTACCTCCTCGGCGGGGCCGCGACCCAGGACATGTGGGACCTCAAGCCGGCGGCCCCGGCCGAGATCCGCGGCGAGTTCCGCCCGATCGACACGAGCGTGCCCGGCGTCCGGATCGGCGAGCACCTGCCGCGGACGGCGACCTGGATGCACCGGGCCGCGGTCGTCCGCAGCGTCAACCACAAGGCCGGCTGCCACAACTGCCTCCCGAGCTACACCGGGCTCGAAACCCCGATGCCCGACCAGCACCCCCGCGACACCGACCCGCCGAGCGTGGGGTCGGTGTGCGAGTTCCTGCGGCAGGATCGGGGCGACCTGCCGGACTACGTGTACATGCCGTGCTGGCTCGGCTGGGGGCAGGCGTTCCGCCGGGCCGGCCCGTACGCCGGCTTCCTCGGCCGCCGGTACGACGCGCTGACCACCGAGTGCCGGCCGTTCGCCGACCCCGGGGTGACGCCGACCCCCGGCAAGCCGGCGACCGTCCGCGGGACGCCGCTGCTGCCGAGCACCGCGTTCGAGCCCGACCTCAGCCGCGACCGGTTCCGCACCCGCCGGGACCTCCTCGGCCGGCTCGACGGCCGCCTGCGCGAGGCGGAGGTGGGGTACGACCGCGTCCGGCAGCGGGCGTTCGACCTCCTCACGTCGTCCCGGCTGCGGACGGCGTTCGACCTGACCCGCGAGGACCCGCGGCGGCTCGACCGCTACGGCCGGACGCTGTTAGGCCACAGCACGCTGATCGCCCGGAAGCTGGTCGAGGAGGGCGTGCGGTTCGTAAACGTGACGTGGGACCTGTTCTGGGACCGGGCGAAGGTGGACTATGACGCCTGGGACACGCACACCCGGAACTTCGAGATCCTGAGGACGAACGAGCTGCCGCACTTCGACCAGACGTTCACGGCCCTGATGGAGGACCTGAGTGCGAGCGGGCTGCTGGACGAGACGCTGGTGGTGGTGATGAGCGAGATGGGCCGGACCCCGCGGGTGAACGCGAACGCCGGCCGCGACCACTGGACGTTCTGCTACTCGGTGGTGTTCGCCGGCGGCGGGGTCCGCGGCGGGACGGTGTACGGGGCGAGCGACGCCCACGCGGCCTACGTGAAGGACCGGCCGGTGACCCCGGCCGACGTCTGCGCGACCATCTACCAGGCGCTCGGGATCGACCCCGACTCGACGGTCCCGGACCGCGGCGGCCGCCCGGTGTCCGTCGGCCAGAACGGCAGGCCGATCGCCGACATCCTGGCGTAG
- a CDS encoding Hsp70 family protein: MERVVVGIDLGTTHSVVAVPGSFPDKGKVFGPVTVLGDDLGRLTHASAVCRVDGELKVGDEAESLAAEGVTPVRFVKKYMGTQHLSRVGDEEWLPERVSAEVLRHMVKIAEDALGVKVTDAVVTHPAYFDGLAVERTQAAGRLAGLNVEGRLLMEPVAAAMAFTHGKPNPRLRVLVYDLGGGTFDITLVERAAGAFRPVGFGGDRELGGYNLDKKVATRMLKELRDMGYVLRIDPEQPERDARWATLMRHAEDVKMRLSKALRADVRAPGVFKDDSTPPKSVQLAFTLTRKDFLEMIEPDLARTMRQTLDVLVAAELVPAGSTLPLPEPLRAKLREAIDSLVLVGGSCRVPAVRERLASDFGLEPEEIDEDVLDLSVAVGAAMVAVIAGTTEGGVSLTYIPETTDDPLLQVTGQVQPGEGRTAVAGYRVSVTGGAAGGGRGLTGPDGKFLVEVELIEGEDNELTLVVAAPDGSEVLRKTVRVRHPAAAAAPPPPPPKAILPKPIAVGTASGLVVIAAEGVPLPFKGKAPPFKTLVEMREITIDLYQEDVLLSTFKLDGFSAPLPANSKVELELEIGADYAMRVTAAVLNTPIRKSQQVRFTAPSVRTPEELKAEFARERLRFESRMAYVPDGPQKARIAAECERVIAEIEDLFRPEFPEKVQIEMLFKKLIVLTKSLPASGSLVPPKAEVDALFDEARSLLPKAEAKKPALKDQKVGATLDATKAEADRAYKQTDQPAWGRVAEKVADLVRQLEDVISGGKTGGRERPPAPMLKLALDQMIQECRGQLGGLPADRQVRFRGELDEASRRLSRVDLSNDDDAFQEMAAVSQQHIQPVQEAITKGGRGGSSRDCSEAVPGHQVDHVHFSVTAPPAVPPGAVFVVDVWAHLEEQRERVVARAREQAGGEPIQVRTQGPVAVARGVSLTVTLRISGLTVADPEGTVLWTGSVGSVSFVVEVPADAAPGGRAGVASVRVDGLEVARVSFVLRVGPAAGAAALVATEERRYRRAFVSYASPDRDTVLAAVQGIQKAAPGLDVFLDVLSLRSGRDWAADLRREIPRSDVFYLFWSTHARASYWVEQEWRCALDTRGRDFIDPVPLAPPDQVAPPPELAGMHFNDWTLAFRRRPAQ, translated from the coding sequence GTGGAACGCGTCGTCGTCGGCATCGACCTGGGAACTACCCACAGCGTCGTCGCGGTCCCCGGCAGCTTCCCCGACAAGGGAAAAGTGTTCGGCCCCGTCACCGTCCTCGGCGACGACCTCGGTCGCTTGACCCACGCCTCGGCGGTCTGCCGGGTGGACGGCGAGCTAAAGGTCGGCGACGAAGCCGAGTCGCTGGCGGCGGAAGGGGTCACTCCGGTCCGGTTCGTCAAGAAGTACATGGGAACGCAGCACCTGTCCCGCGTCGGGGACGAGGAGTGGCTGCCCGAGCGGGTGTCGGCCGAGGTGCTCCGCCACATGGTCAAGATCGCCGAGGACGCCCTCGGGGTGAAGGTGACCGACGCGGTGGTGACGCACCCGGCGTACTTCGACGGGCTGGCCGTCGAGCGGACGCAGGCGGCCGGCCGACTCGCCGGGCTGAACGTCGAGGGGCGGTTGCTGATGGAGCCGGTCGCCGCCGCCATGGCCTTCACCCACGGTAAGCCGAACCCGCGCCTCCGGGTGCTCGTGTACGACCTCGGCGGCGGCACGTTCGACATCACCCTGGTCGAGCGCGCGGCCGGCGCGTTCCGGCCGGTCGGGTTCGGCGGGGACCGGGAACTCGGCGGGTACAACCTCGACAAAAAGGTCGCCACCCGCATGCTCAAGGAGCTGCGCGACATGGGGTACGTCCTGCGCATCGACCCCGAGCAGCCCGAGCGGGACGCCCGCTGGGCGACTCTCATGCGGCACGCCGAGGACGTGAAGATGCGGCTGTCGAAGGCCCTCAGGGCCGACGTCCGCGCCCCCGGCGTGTTCAAGGACGACTCCACCCCGCCGAAGTCGGTCCAGCTCGCGTTCACGCTGACGCGGAAGGACTTCCTCGAAATGATCGAGCCGGACCTGGCCCGCACGATGCGGCAGACGCTCGACGTGCTGGTGGCCGCCGAGCTCGTCCCCGCGGGGAGCACCCTCCCGCTCCCCGAGCCGCTGCGGGCCAAACTGCGCGAGGCGATCGACAGCCTGGTGCTCGTCGGCGGGTCGTGTCGGGTGCCGGCGGTGCGCGAGCGGCTGGCGTCCGACTTCGGCCTTGAACCGGAGGAGATCGACGAGGACGTGCTCGACCTGAGTGTGGCCGTCGGGGCGGCGATGGTGGCGGTGATCGCCGGTACGACCGAGGGCGGGGTGTCGCTGACGTACATCCCCGAGACGACCGACGACCCGCTGTTGCAGGTGACCGGGCAGGTGCAGCCTGGTGAGGGCCGCACCGCCGTCGCCGGCTACCGCGTATCCGTCACCGGCGGGGCGGCCGGCGGCGGGCGCGGGCTGACCGGGCCGGACGGCAAGTTCCTCGTCGAGGTGGAGTTGATCGAGGGCGAGGACAACGAGCTGACCCTGGTGGTGGCGGCGCCGGACGGGTCGGAGGTGCTCCGCAAGACGGTCCGGGTGCGTCACCCCGCCGCCGCCGCCGCCCCGCCGCCGCCGCCGCCGAAGGCCATCCTCCCCAAGCCGATCGCCGTGGGCACGGCGTCGGGCCTGGTCGTCATCGCCGCCGAGGGGGTGCCGCTGCCGTTCAAGGGGAAGGCGCCGCCGTTCAAGACCCTGGTGGAGATGCGCGAGATCACGATCGACCTGTACCAGGAGGACGTGCTGCTGAGCACCTTCAAGCTGGACGGGTTCAGCGCCCCGCTACCGGCCAACAGCAAGGTCGAACTGGAGCTGGAGATCGGGGCCGACTACGCGATGCGGGTGACCGCCGCGGTGCTGAACACGCCGATCCGCAAGTCCCAGCAGGTTCGGTTTACCGCGCCGTCGGTGCGGACGCCGGAGGAGCTGAAGGCGGAGTTCGCCCGGGAGCGATTGCGGTTCGAGAGCCGGATGGCGTACGTGCCGGACGGGCCGCAGAAGGCGCGCATCGCCGCCGAGTGCGAGCGGGTCATAGCGGAGATCGAGGACCTGTTCCGGCCCGAGTTCCCGGAGAAGGTCCAGATCGAGATGCTCTTCAAGAAGCTGATCGTGCTGACGAAGTCGCTGCCGGCGAGCGGCAGTCTCGTGCCGCCGAAGGCCGAGGTGGACGCGCTGTTCGACGAGGCCCGCAGCCTGCTGCCGAAGGCCGAGGCAAAGAAGCCGGCGCTGAAGGACCAGAAGGTCGGGGCGACGCTCGACGCGACGAAGGCGGAGGCCGACCGGGCGTACAAGCAGACGGACCAGCCGGCGTGGGGCCGGGTGGCCGAGAAGGTCGCCGACCTCGTCCGCCAGCTGGAAGACGTGATCAGCGGCGGGAAGACGGGGGGCCGGGAGCGGCCGCCGGCGCCGATGCTGAAGCTGGCGCTCGACCAGATGATCCAGGAGTGCCGCGGCCAACTCGGCGGCCTCCCAGCAGACCGCCAGGTCCGGTTCCGCGGCGAGCTGGACGAGGCGAGCCGCAGGCTGTCGCGCGTGGATCTGTCCAACGACGACGACGCGTTCCAGGAGATGGCGGCGGTGAGCCAGCAGCACATCCAGCCGGTGCAGGAGGCGATCACGAAGGGCGGGCGCGGCGGCAGCTCGCGGGACTGTTCGGAGGCCGTCCCGGGCCACCAGGTGGATCACGTCCACTTCTCCGTCACCGCGCCGCCGGCCGTCCCGCCGGGGGCGGTTTTCGTGGTAGACGTGTGGGCGCACCTGGAGGAGCAGCGGGAGCGGGTCGTCGCCCGCGCCCGGGAGCAGGCCGGCGGGGAACCGATCCAGGTCCGCACGCAGGGGCCGGTCGCGGTCGCACGCGGGGTCAGCCTGACCGTCACCCTTCGGATCAGCGGCCTGACGGTCGCGGACCCGGAAGGCACGGTCCTCTGGACCGGCAGCGTCGGGAGCGTGAGTTTCGTGGTCGAGGTGCCCGCCGACGCCGCCCCGGGCGGGCGGGCGGGCGTCGCGTCGGTTCGAGTCGACGGGCTGGAGGTCGCGCGGGTCTCGTTCGTGCTGCGGGTCGGGCCGGCCGCCGGCGCGGCGGCTCTGGTGGCGACCGAGGAGCGGCGGTACCGGCGTGCGTTCGTGTCGTACGCCAGCCCGGACCGGGACACGGTCCTCGCCGCCGTGCAGGGCATCCAGAAGGCGGCCCCCGGGCTCGACGTGTTCCTGGACGTGCTGTCCCTCCGGTCGGGCCGGGACTGGGCGGCGGACCTTCGACGGGAGATCCCCCGGAGCGACGTGTTCTACCTGTTCTGGTCGACGCACGCCCGGGCGTCGTACTGGGTCGAGCAGGAGTGGCGGTGCGCCCTGGACACCCGCGGGCGGGACTTCATCGACCCGGTCCCGCTCGCCCCGCCGGACCAGGTCGCGCCGCCCCCCGAACTGGCGGGCATGCACTTCAACGACTGGACGCTGGCGTTTCGCCGTCGGCCCGCTCAGTGA
- a CDS encoding helix-turn-helix domain-containing protein, which yields MATKAQHGDDYARLPPFLRGLREAAGLTQRDLGAALGRPQSWVYNCETANRRVDVTEFAAWAEACGFDPVAALTTFLAGSDPAPGAR from the coding sequence ATGGCGACGAAGGCCCAGCACGGGGACGACTACGCCCGGCTCCCGCCCTTCCTGCGGGGGCTCCGGGAGGCGGCCGGGCTGACCCAGCGGGACCTCGGCGCGGCGCTCGGCCGGCCGCAGAGCTGGGTGTACAACTGCGAGACGGCCAACCGGCGGGTGGACGTGACCGAGTTCGCCGCGTGGGCGGAGGCGTGCGGGTTCGATCCGGTGGCGGCCCTGACCACTTTTCTGGCCGGCTCCGACCCCGCGCCGGGGGCGAGATGA
- a CDS encoding toll/interleukin-1 receptor domain-containing protein, with amino-acid sequence MTRPTCSFCESAVPDGGGFCPRCGGEVPEHAGETLLLLQLQAVRTTIRARALGVLGPAVRAAAELLGREPGLAARCADALVWTGREAFRLLDEDAGLSRTLPAAELVAGLLPPTLYPELRTHVADHQKVRDAFVRAEAGWKQGGPPSARKARAWFDALADKSGFDPKGLRACVYAAPHQWPTVAAALDADAFEAARALREVAAGDAEFAQKNYGRARACYAAARKAEPSAAAADGLARCAAATGDPAGAVAHSREAVRLGSTDPFTFNRLAWTLCTTGTPTSAGVGEAVRAARRAVELAPATAAFWDTLAEALERAGDLHGAAAAARESLRWGRGKDAYQTRMDRLCALLPAPASDDEIDLSGSPRAGENGVELARPADSGVALGRSPGADDGGDLELSLEADSSEAGPVSAKPRPTPKLPVSSDSDSEFELTLDDSADAGSLGNLESAALDDEGKWDNFETDFEIPNVSDESGCEAVARESDADSEESSEDIVFDDEDGAGEDDSSASGEALLADDEDEDSPRASMSRPRRSARDDEADARPAKPTGGWRTPAAGAAKPTGGWWARLTGRGGRAEVPKPATDQVHFSVTAPAVMQPGRAYVIDAWAHLAAQRQEVLERAREAQRGGPIASRTKGGMEVARGTTVAVHLRVPTLVIDDPEDTILWTGEIGNATFPVRVPANTPAGAQPGTLRVFASGLEVAKLHFELEVGAAEAPPAPVAARERRHRTAFASYASPDRDAVLARVQGIQKVLPDLDVFVDVAALRSGDRWAERLEKEVVGRDVFYLFWSAHARASDWVRREWQTALAARGVEYIDPVPLAPPDQVAPPPELAAHLHFNDWVLAYTRGRPTPPG; translated from the coding sequence ATGACGCGCCCGACCTGCTCGTTCTGCGAGTCCGCCGTTCCCGACGGGGGTGGGTTCTGCCCGCGGTGCGGCGGCGAGGTTCCCGAGCACGCCGGGGAAACGCTCCTCCTCCTGCAACTCCAGGCGGTCCGGACGACGATTCGCGCCCGCGCGCTGGGGGTACTCGGCCCGGCGGTCCGGGCCGCGGCCGAATTGCTCGGCCGCGAGCCGGGGCTCGCGGCCCGCTGTGCGGACGCGCTCGTGTGGACCGGCCGGGAGGCCTTCCGGCTGCTCGACGAGGACGCGGGCCTGTCCCGCACCCTCCCGGCCGCCGAGCTGGTCGCCGGGCTCCTCCCCCCGACCCTCTACCCCGAACTCCGTACCCATGTGGCCGACCACCAGAAGGTGCGGGACGCCTTCGTCCGCGCCGAGGCCGGGTGGAAACAGGGCGGCCCGCCGTCGGCCCGGAAGGCGCGGGCCTGGTTCGACGCGCTCGCCGACAAGAGCGGGTTCGACCCGAAGGGGCTGCGGGCGTGCGTCTACGCCGCCCCGCACCAGTGGCCGACCGTCGCCGCGGCGCTCGACGCGGATGCGTTCGAGGCCGCCCGCGCGCTCCGGGAGGTCGCGGCCGGCGACGCCGAGTTCGCGCAGAAGAACTACGGCCGAGCGCGGGCGTGCTACGCGGCCGCCCGCAAGGCCGAGCCGTCGGCCGCCGCGGCCGACGGACTCGCCCGGTGCGCCGCCGCGACCGGCGACCCGGCCGGGGCGGTGGCGCACTCCCGCGAGGCCGTCCGCCTCGGCAGCACCGACCCGTTCACGTTCAACCGCCTCGCCTGGACGCTCTGCACCACCGGAACCCCGACGTCGGCGGGCGTGGGCGAGGCCGTCCGCGCGGCCCGCCGGGCGGTGGAGCTGGCCCCCGCGACCGCGGCGTTCTGGGACACGCTCGCGGAAGCCCTGGAGCGGGCGGGCGACCTGCACGGCGCGGCCGCCGCCGCCCGCGAGTCGCTCCGCTGGGGCCGCGGCAAGGACGCGTACCAGACCCGCATGGACCGGCTGTGCGCCCTGCTCCCCGCCCCCGCGAGCGACGACGAGATCGACCTGTCGGGCTCGCCGCGGGCTGGCGAGAACGGGGTCGAACTCGCCCGGCCGGCGGACAGCGGAGTTGCCCTCGGCCGGTCCCCGGGGGCGGACGACGGCGGCGACCTTGAGCTGTCGCTGGAGGCCGATTCGAGCGAGGCCGGGCCGGTATCGGCGAAGCCGAGACCGACCCCGAAGCTGCCGGTCTCGTCCGACTCGGACAGCGAGTTCGAGCTCACCCTCGACGACTCGGCCGACGCGGGGAGCCTGGGCAACCTGGAGTCGGCGGCGCTCGACGACGAGGGGAAATGGGACAACTTCGAGACCGATTTCGAGATTCCCAACGTGTCGGACGAGTCCGGCTGCGAGGCCGTGGCGCGGGAGTCGGACGCGGACTCGGAGGAGTCGTCCGAGGACATCGTGTTCGACGACGAGGACGGGGCGGGCGAGGACGACTCGTCCGCGAGCGGGGAGGCACTCCTGGCCGACGACGAGGACGAAGACTCGCCCCGCGCGTCCATGAGCCGACCGCGACGGTCGGCCCGCGACGACGAGGCCGATGCCCGCCCGGCGAAGCCGACCGGCGGGTGGAGGACGCCGGCCGCCGGCGCGGCGAAGCCGACCGGCGGGTGGTGGGCGCGGCTGACCGGCCGCGGCGGACGCGCCGAGGTCCCGAAGCCGGCCACCGACCAGGTTCACTTCTCGGTCACCGCCCCGGCGGTCATGCAGCCCGGCCGGGCCTACGTGATCGACGCCTGGGCCCACCTCGCGGCGCAGCGGCAGGAGGTACTCGAGCGGGCCCGCGAGGCGCAGCGTGGCGGGCCGATCGCGTCGCGCACCAAGGGTGGTATGGAGGTCGCCCGCGGCACCACTGTCGCCGTACACCTGCGGGTGCCGACACTCGTGATCGACGACCCCGAGGACACGATCCTTTGGACCGGGGAGATCGGCAACGCGACGTTCCCCGTCCGGGTTCCGGCGAACACGCCGGCGGGGGCACAACCGGGCACGCTGCGGGTGTTCGCCAGCGGGCTGGAAGTCGCCAAGCTCCACTTCGAGCTGGAGGTCGGCGCGGCGGAGGCGCCGCCGGCGCCGGTCGCGGCGCGGGAGCGGCGGCACCGGACGGCGTTCGCGTCGTACGCCAGCCCGGACCGGGACGCCGTGCTCGCCCGGGTGCAAGGCATCCAGAAAGTGCTCCCGGATCTCGACGTGTTCGTGGACGTGGCCGCGCTGCGGTCCGGCGACCGGTGGGCGGAGCGGCTTGAGAAGGAGGTCGTCGGGCGGGACGTGTTCTACCTGTTCTGGTCGGCGCACGCCCGGGCATCGGACTGGGTCCGCCGGGAGTGGCAGACGGCCCTCGCGGCACGCGGCGTCGAGTACATCGACCCGGTCCCGCTCGCCCCGCCGGACCAGGTCGCGCCGCCGCCGGAGTTGGCCGCCCACCTCCACTTCAACGACTGGGTCCTGGCGTACACGCGCGGCCGCCCGACGCCGCCCGGGTGA
- a CDS encoding SUMF1/EgtB/PvdO family nonheme iron enzyme, with translation MPQIFISYRRNDTPYVPHLLRDRLVEHFGPGTVFMDIDTIPPGADFVEHLDFHIRSCGVLLAVIGDGWLGATFEDGPRAGARRLDDPTDFVRLEVGVALRRGIPVVPVLTGRATMPAAADLPADLQPLARRNAIEVRAGRDFPAHVDRVVQGVEAALALVPGAPAGRGPEAPLPGAGSAPAEARERQLRWASFHQLPAEVVTATGMRFVWIPPGHYRMGSPPDEPGRRDTEGPHPVTIAAGFYMATTPVTQAQWRAVMGADGSRFRGDLHPAESLSWDAAAEFCARLRRSDGRPYRLPTEAEWEYACRAGAATAYHTGEGEPALAAAGWYAGNSQGHTHPVGRLAPNAWGLFDTHGNVWEWCQDWYAGPLKGGVNPTGPAHGSSRTLRGGSWKDAARHCRAARRLSYAPGYQDETIGCRVCFGAAEATGDTGGGPAAG, from the coding sequence GTGCCCCAGATCTTCATTTCTTACCGGCGGAACGACACCCCCTACGTCCCCCACCTGCTCCGCGACCGGCTGGTGGAGCACTTCGGCCCCGGGACGGTGTTCATGGACATCGACACCATCCCCCCCGGCGCCGACTTCGTCGAGCACCTCGACTTCCACATCCGGTCCTGCGGCGTCCTCCTGGCCGTCATCGGGGACGGCTGGCTGGGGGCGACGTTCGAGGACGGACCCCGCGCCGGGGCCCGGCGGCTCGACGACCCGACCGACTTCGTCCGCCTCGAGGTCGGCGTCGCCCTGAGGCGGGGCATCCCGGTCGTCCCGGTCCTGACCGGCCGCGCCACGATGCCGGCCGCGGCCGACCTGCCGGCCGACCTTCAGCCACTCGCCCGGCGGAATGCGATCGAGGTGCGGGCCGGCCGCGACTTCCCCGCCCACGTGGACCGGGTCGTGCAGGGGGTCGAGGCGGCGCTCGCGCTCGTCCCCGGCGCCCCCGCCGGCCGCGGGCCCGAGGCGCCCCTGCCGGGCGCCGGCTCCGCCCCGGCGGAGGCGCGGGAGCGCCAGCTCCGGTGGGCGAGCTTCCACCAGCTCCCGGCCGAGGTGGTCACCGCGACCGGGATGCGCTTCGTGTGGATTCCGCCCGGCCACTACCGGATGGGGAGCCCGCCGGACGAGCCCGGGCGGCGGGACACCGAGGGCCCACACCCGGTCACGATCGCGGCCGGCTTCTACATGGCGACGACGCCCGTGACGCAGGCCCAGTGGCGTGCGGTCATGGGCGCCGACGGGAGTCGTTTCCGCGGCGACCTGCACCCGGCGGAGTCGCTCTCCTGGGACGCCGCGGCCGAGTTCTGCGCCCGGCTGCGGCGGTCCGACGGCCGGCCGTACCGGCTCCCGACCGAGGCCGAATGGGAGTACGCGTGTCGGGCCGGGGCGGCGACCGCGTACCACACCGGGGAGGGGGAACCGGCGCTGGCGGCCGCGGGCTGGTACGCGGGGAACAGCCAGGGCCACACCCACCCCGTGGGCCGGCTCGCGCCGAACGCCTGGGGGCTGTTCGACACGCACGGCAACGTGTGGGAGTGGTGCCAGGACTGGTACGCCGGGCCGCTCAAGGGCGGGGTGAACCCCACCGGGCCGGCCCACGGGTCGTCCCGGACCCTGCGCGGCGGGAGCTGGAAGGACGCGGCGCGGCACTGCCGCGCGGCCCGCCGGCTGAGTTACGCCCCGGGCTACCAGGACGAGACGATCGGCTGCCGGGTGTGCTTCGGCGCGGCCGAGGCGACGGGCGACACCGGCGGCGGCCCCGCGGCGGGTTAG
- a CDS encoding type II secretion system F family protein, with amino-acid sequence MTDDPITRPPPRWAWLRALADWCERRNSPLSPAGMCVVGLLAGSLCGAAIWLLTDRVGLALLDAAIAFPLPWVWLELRYRAWRRRFEAQLPDALALVASALQAGHSLAAGLTVVAEEMAPPSAAEFGRVYEEQLLGVPLDEALTAMLRRVGSPELRLFTVAIQLQRNSGGQLDQILDRLASLIRARRATLGYAAAVKSAMLFDALLVSCLPPAALLIAWHVRADAVVRLWEPADGVRPGAVALAAWGAGALWVAYRAARDR; translated from the coding sequence GTGACCGACGACCCAATCACCCGACCGCCGCCCCGCTGGGCGTGGCTTCGTGCCCTGGCGGACTGGTGCGAGCGGCGGAATAGCCCCCTGTCGCCGGCCGGGATGTGCGTCGTGGGCCTGCTCGCGGGGTCGCTGTGTGGCGCGGCGATCTGGCTCCTGACCGACCGGGTCGGGTTGGCCCTCCTCGACGCCGCGATCGCGTTCCCCCTTCCCTGGGTCTGGCTCGAACTCCGGTACCGGGCGTGGCGGCGGCGGTTCGAGGCCCAACTCCCCGACGCGCTGGCGCTCGTCGCGAGCGCGCTGCAAGCCGGACACAGCCTCGCCGCGGGATTGACCGTCGTCGCGGAGGAGATGGCGCCCCCCAGCGCGGCCGAGTTCGGCCGGGTCTACGAGGAGCAGCTGCTGGGCGTCCCGCTGGACGAGGCCCTGACCGCGATGCTGAGACGGGTCGGCTCGCCCGAGCTGCGCCTGTTCACCGTCGCCATCCAGTTGCAGCGGAACTCCGGGGGTCAACTTGACCAGATCCTCGACCGGCTCGCGTCGCTCATCCGGGCCCGGCGGGCGACCCTCGGGTACGCCGCGGCGGTCAAGTCCGCGATGTTGTTCGACGCCCTGCTCGTGTCGTGTCTCCCGCCGGCGGCGCTCCTGATCGCCTGGCACGTCCGCGCGGACGCCGTCGTGCGACTCTGGGAGCCGGCCGACGGGGTCCGCCCCGGGGCCGTCGCCCTGGCCGCGTGGGGGGCGGGCGCGCTCTGGGTCGCGTACCGGGCGGCCCGCGACCGCTAA
- a CDS encoding SGNH/GDSL hydrolase family protein, translating into MAKRARGRAPLKVLFIGNSFTARNDLPGLVARLAAARGRTLQHRLISAGGASLRAHWNAGEAPAAVREGGYDAVVLQEQSTLPVKNAGRMHENVRLFDGAITAAGARTVLYMTWARRDAPEAQPAIADAYTAVGRELGATVVPVGLAWQTFLRGHERPVLHDRDGSHPTPAGSYLAACAFLAVLFGENPVGIGGEVAGLDESERTALQEAAWRVCRPAAGRHAGGGRVASPPVPDYSPPVTPALPLPPAGAAS; encoded by the coding sequence ATGGCGAAACGCGCACGCGGGAGAGCCCCGCTGAAGGTCCTCTTCATCGGCAACAGCTTCACCGCCCGCAACGACCTCCCCGGCCTGGTCGCCCGGCTCGCGGCGGCACGGGGGAGGACGCTCCAGCACCGCCTGATCAGCGCCGGCGGCGCGTCGTTGCGCGCCCACTGGAACGCCGGGGAGGCGCCGGCGGCGGTCCGGGAGGGCGGGTACGACGCCGTCGTCCTCCAGGAGCAGAGCACGCTGCCGGTCAAGAACGCCGGGCGGATGCACGAGAACGTCCGGCTGTTCGACGGCGCGATCACGGCCGCGGGCGCGCGGACCGTCCTCTACATGACGTGGGCGCGGCGGGACGCGCCGGAGGCCCAGCCGGCCATCGCCGACGCGTACACGGCCGTCGGCCGGGAGCTGGGCGCGACCGTCGTGCCGGTCGGCCTGGCCTGGCAGACCTTCCTCCGCGGGCACGAGCGGCCCGTCCTGCACGACCGGGACGGGAGTCACCCCACGCCGGCCGGGTCGTACCTGGCCGCGTGCGCCTTCCTCGCTGTCCTCTTCGGTGAGAACCCCGTGGGGATCGGCGGCGAGGTAGCGGGCCTGGACGAGTCGGAGCGGACCGCGCTGCAAGAGGCCGCGTGGCGGGTGTGCCGACCCGCGGCGGGACGGCACGCGGGCGGCGGGCGTGTTGCGTCCCCTCCCGTTCCCGATTACAGTCCACCCGTCACCCCCGCCTTGCCCCTCCCTCCCGCCGGGGCCGCCTCATGA